The following proteins come from a genomic window of Iamia sp. SCSIO 61187:
- a CDS encoding bifunctional diguanylate cyclase/phosphodiesterase encodes MPAPDPSPETGTSPAERRFRKLVGYSSDIIVVVAPDTRIRWISPSVEAVLGYTPEALVGMPSDTLIHADDVGRARERVAGDGDTPSTEPFPVRATDASGGWHHLEVRFADLSSDPDVDGFIFTIRDVTREVAAESDRQRLSLALEASTDLVGTLTVADGRVSLNRAGLDLLGLTAPQADLGAIEARVPPWVRHRVMTEVVPALVATGLWEGELAVHDAEGDAVPLSVVMVALRDDDRGPGEPADETGRIETVAIVGRDISERKAFEDQLEHQATHDPLTALPNRTLLLDRLRVAVARAGRQQTLAAVLFLDLDNFKIVNDSLGHAAGDALLVEVATRIEGAVRPGDTVARFGGDEFAVLCEDLTDRREALEIATRVERAVARPLVLEGTEVTVTVSIGVASSDGSQEAESLMRDSDAAMYQAKARGRSRTEVFDAAMHVQVVDRLELEQGLRRALDRHEMRLVYQPQLDLRTGAVNGVECLVRWEHPERGILTPGEFLPIAEETGLIVPVGSWITATAARALARFRGLFPERFGNLVMSVNISARQLASPHLLDDVAAILDETGLPHGALVLEITETDLMDVEVSGLALGKMQDLGVHVAVDDFGTGWSSLRYLRQFPVDVLKIDRSFVAGLGRDTEDEAIVAAVIDLAHALGLSAVAEGVEEQIQLDRLRALGCDSAQGWLLGMPMAEADLIEVLERQT; translated from the coding sequence TTGCCCGCACCCGATCCGTCGCCGGAGACCGGCACCAGCCCGGCCGAGCGCCGCTTCCGCAAGCTCGTCGGCTACAGCTCCGACATCATCGTGGTCGTCGCGCCGGACACCCGGATCCGCTGGATCAGCCCCTCGGTGGAGGCGGTGCTGGGCTACACCCCCGAGGCGCTGGTGGGGATGCCGAGCGACACCCTGATCCACGCCGACGACGTCGGGCGGGCCCGCGAGCGGGTCGCCGGCGACGGCGACACGCCCTCGACCGAGCCGTTCCCGGTGCGGGCGACCGACGCCAGCGGCGGCTGGCACCACCTCGAGGTCCGCTTCGCCGACCTGTCCTCGGACCCCGACGTCGACGGCTTCATCTTCACCATCCGGGACGTCACCCGCGAGGTGGCGGCCGAGAGCGACCGCCAGCGCCTGTCGCTCGCCCTCGAGGCGTCGACGGACCTGGTCGGCACGCTGACCGTCGCCGACGGCCGGGTGTCGCTCAACCGGGCCGGGCTCGACCTGCTCGGCCTCACCGCACCCCAGGCGGACCTCGGCGCCATCGAGGCCCGGGTGCCGCCCTGGGTCCGCCACCGGGTGATGACCGAGGTCGTCCCCGCCCTCGTGGCCACCGGGCTGTGGGAGGGCGAGCTCGCCGTCCACGACGCCGAGGGCGACGCCGTGCCCCTGTCGGTGGTGATGGTCGCCCTGCGCGACGACGACCGCGGCCCGGGCGAGCCGGCGGACGAGACGGGCCGGATCGAGACCGTCGCCATCGTCGGCCGGGACATCAGCGAGCGCAAGGCGTTCGAGGACCAGCTCGAGCACCAGGCGACCCACGACCCGCTGACCGCGCTGCCCAACCGCACGCTGCTGCTCGACCGCCTCCGGGTGGCCGTCGCCCGCGCCGGGCGGCAGCAGACGCTGGCGGCCGTGCTGTTCCTCGACCTCGACAACTTCAAGATCGTCAACGACAGCCTGGGCCACGCCGCCGGCGACGCCCTGCTGGTCGAGGTGGCCACCCGCATCGAGGGCGCCGTCCGGCCCGGCGACACCGTGGCCCGCTTCGGCGGCGACGAGTTCGCCGTGCTGTGCGAGGACCTCACCGACCGGCGCGAGGCGCTCGAGATCGCCACCCGGGTGGAGCGGGCCGTGGCCCGCCCGCTCGTCCTCGAGGGGACCGAGGTGACGGTCACGGTGTCGATCGGCGTGGCCAGCAGCGACGGCAGCCAGGAGGCCGAGTCGCTCATGCGCGACTCCGACGCGGCCATGTACCAGGCCAAGGCCCGGGGCCGGTCCCGCACCGAGGTGTTCGACGCCGCCATGCACGTCCAGGTCGTCGACCGCCTCGAGCTGGAGCAGGGGCTCCGCCGGGCGCTCGACCGCCACGAGATGCGGCTCGTGTACCAGCCCCAGCTCGACCTCCGCACCGGCGCCGTGAACGGGGTGGAGTGCCTCGTCCGCTGGGAGCACCCGGAGCGGGGGATCCTCACGCCGGGCGAGTTCCTCCCCATCGCCGAGGAGACGGGGCTCATCGTCCCCGTCGGCAGCTGGATCACCGCCACCGCGGCGCGGGCCCTCGCCCGGTTCCGCGGCCTGTTCCCCGAGCGCTTCGGGAACCTGGTCATGAGCGTCAACATCTCCGCCCGCCAGCTGGCCTCGCCCCACCTGCTCGACGACGTGGCCGCCATCCTCGACGAGACCGGCCTCCCCCACGGCGCCCTGGTCCTCGAGATCACCGAGACCGACCTGATGGACGTGGAGGTCTCGGGCCTGGCCCTCGGGAAGATGCAGGACCTCGGCGTGCACGTCGCCGTCGACGACTTCGGCACCGGGTGGTCGTCGCTGCGCTACCTGCGCCAGTTCCCGGTCGACGTGCTCAAGATCGACAGGTCGTTCGTGGCCGGCCTCGGGCGCGACACCGAGGACGAGGCCATCGTCGCCGCCGTGATCGACCTGGCCCACGCCCTCGGGCTGAGCGCCGTGGCCGAGGGCGTCGAGGAGCAGATCCAGCTCGACCGGCTCCGAGCCCTCGGCTGCGACTCGGCCCAGGGCTGGCTGCTGGGCATGCCCATGGCCGAGGCCGACCTCATCGAGGTCCTCGAGCGCCAGACCTGA
- a CDS encoding alpha/beta hydrolase translates to MTGETVVLRHNRVELALHHLRDAVDDEVRALLVLHGLGERTPDAAPAWTDGWPGPVWGLDLTGHGASSPSQGGGYTAEILMADAAIATDHLGTATVVGRGLGAYVALLVAGACPEQVRGAILLDGPGLAGGGPAPGSPMVVAGAVLPDGPPDPFALVELTRDVRPPDYAMSWVHQAIEGSDLETPLAVAATVRPPWLLAVAGSPGVADVTLDEALALYSTP, encoded by the coding sequence GTGACCGGCGAGACCGTGGTGCTGCGGCACAACCGGGTCGAGCTCGCGCTCCACCACCTGCGCGACGCCGTCGACGACGAGGTGCGGGCCCTGCTGGTGCTGCACGGTCTGGGCGAGCGCACCCCCGACGCGGCGCCGGCGTGGACCGACGGCTGGCCGGGCCCGGTGTGGGGCCTCGACCTGACCGGGCACGGGGCGTCGAGCCCGTCGCAGGGCGGGGGCTACACGGCTGAGATCCTGATGGCCGACGCCGCCATCGCCACCGACCACCTGGGCACGGCGACCGTCGTCGGCCGGGGTCTCGGGGCCTACGTCGCCCTCCTCGTCGCCGGCGCCTGCCCCGAGCAGGTGCGGGGGGCGATCCTGCTCGACGGGCCCGGCCTGGCCGGTGGCGGTCCGGCCCCGGGCTCGCCGATGGTCGTGGCCGGGGCGGTGCTGCCCGACGGCCCGCCCGACCCCTTCGCCCTGGTCGAGCTCACCCGCGACGTCCGGCCGCCGGACTACGCCATGTCCTGGGTCCACCAGGCGATCGAGGGCTCGGACCTGGAGACGCCGCTCGCCGTCGCCGCCACGGTCCGCCCCCCGTGGCTCCTGGCCGTCGCCGGCTCCCCAGGGGTCGCCGACGTCACCCTCGACGAGGCCCTCGCCCTCTACTCCACCCCCTGA
- a CDS encoding alpha/beta fold hydrolase → MPATDPSAPARARLASEPPPDGVDHAYPGARRPDRHRWLESHGLRLSVWEWGDESAPPLLCAHGGFDFAGTFDGLAPLLADAGWRVVSWDQRGHGDSAHPTLYSWEADVRDAVAVMATLGTRPMPVLGHSKGGALILQLAESCPHMVSAVVNLDGLPSSRSWPDVPEHHRARMRLKETTSWLDHRRAAGGKTRRPGTLEELAERRGKMNPRLDPAWLRYLVPIGAERSADGWRWKIDPTLRMGGFGPWRPEWSMWRLPSLGMPTLCVLGREIEVMGWGTLPEDVVPNLPPGGRFVGLEGVGHFVHIEQPRAIADLVLEHLS, encoded by the coding sequence GTGCCTGCGACCGACCCGTCCGCCCCGGCCCGGGCCCGGCTGGCCTCCGAGCCGCCGCCCGACGGGGTCGACCACGCCTACCCGGGCGCCCGGCGCCCGGACCGCCACCGCTGGCTCGAGAGCCACGGCCTGCGCCTCAGCGTCTGGGAGTGGGGCGACGAGTCGGCCCCGCCGCTCCTGTGCGCCCACGGCGGCTTCGACTTCGCCGGGACCTTCGACGGCCTGGCCCCGCTCCTGGCCGACGCCGGCTGGCGGGTCGTCTCCTGGGACCAGCGGGGCCACGGCGACTCGGCCCACCCGACCCTGTACTCGTGGGAGGCTGACGTCCGCGACGCGGTCGCCGTCATGGCCACGCTCGGCACCCGGCCCATGCCGGTGCTCGGCCACAGCAAGGGCGGCGCCCTCATCCTCCAGCTGGCCGAGTCCTGCCCCCACATGGTGAGCGCCGTCGTCAACCTCGACGGCCTGCCCTCCTCCCGCAGCTGGCCCGACGTGCCCGAGCACCACCGGGCCCGCATGCGCCTGAAGGAGACGACCTCGTGGCTCGACCACCGGCGCGCCGCGGGCGGCAAGACCCGCCGGCCGGGGACCCTGGAGGAGCTGGCCGAGCGCCGGGGGAAGATGAACCCCCGCCTCGACCCGGCCTGGCTGCGCTACCTCGTGCCCATCGGGGCCGAGCGGTCCGCCGACGGCTGGCGGTGGAAGATCGACCCGACGCTGCGGATGGGCGGGTTCGGGCCCTGGCGGCCGGAGTGGTCGATGTGGCGCCTGCCCAGCCTGGGCATGCCGACCCTCTGCGTCCTCGGCCGCGAGATCGAGGTGATGGGCTGGGGCACCCTGCCGGAGGACGTGGTCCCCAACCTGCCGCCGGGGGGCCGCTTCGTCGGGCTGGAGGGCGTGGGCCACTTCGTGCACATCGAGCAGCCGCGGGCCATCGCCGACCTCGTCCTGGAGCACCTCTCGTGA